The genomic segment TATCTTACACTGTTTGAGTGATAGTACAGATACACTCTCAAGtggacttgttgctgttgtcgGGCCAGATAGTAGCAGAGTGTGTGCGGGGAGGGGTGTTGAACAGCTGAGAGCAGGGTCTCGTGCATTCCTGGCATTCCTCCAGACCCCCTTCCCCTCCAGATCAGCAGTCAGAAAGGGTCTTTGTGCTCAGTGGGCTGGCCTGGCTCAAGACTCTTCACATGATGGagccaacagctgctggagtgTTTCCTGCTCCTCagtatctgtgtctgtctgctggtcCGCCAGTCTGTCTGCCTGCGGCTCGACCTCGGCTCCAGCTACTCCTATTTCCTCGCCCAAAAGCAGGGAGTGGAGTAAATAATGAGGATTTATGACTTGAATGGATGTGTTTTATCATAAGGAAGTCGCAAGGGAGCGTCTGGACTCGCAGCTGAGGTCTCTGGGAGAATCTCCCAGTTGGCATTACTGATCAATTTGTTCTGTGTTCCTGCACATGAGCAGTGATTCATTGCCTGACTAATCTCTTCTTCCATGTTTCTCTTGCTTCTCCAGGAACCCAGCAACAAGCGTGTCCGTCCTCTCGGCAGGGTGACGTCGCTAGCCAACCTCATCTCTCCGGTGAAGAATGGGGCCGTCCGGCGCTTCGGCCAAACCATCCAGGTAAGCGCCTGTGCCATCCATGGAAAGGGGAACTAGGGTCAAGGGGCACTTCTGAGCTGTTTTGCATGTTGCACTACTCAACTTGGCTTCCACTTGCAACATATCTGACTTCTGGGGCTTTCCCATCTGCAGGCCTCATTCAGGGGCGATGGCAAGTCGCCGGGCGTGCCCCAGAAGCCTTGCAGCAAGGCAGCGGCCCCAACACCGCCAAAAAGGAGGAACAGCACGCTGTGGTCGGAGACGCTAGACGTCCACCAGAAAGGAACTTTCTCCACCAAAGAGATCAAGAGGCAGGAGGTGAGAATCAGCATCAATACATGCAGAAATGGCAAGCCAATTGTACCACACAGTTAGGACTCCAAGGGACAAAGTGTAGTTGTAGGTGACTGAGTGTTAGGAATCCAGGCAATGGGGAACCTTCCTTGTCTACCAGACTAGTTTAACACATCCCTGTAGTATTTGTGTCAAATAGTCTAAATGGGGCTAAAAGTCATCCAGGGATCATTTCCCAGTTGCTGTAAGCTCACATATACCTGACGAGCCAACAAACTGGCGCTCTCCTGCTCTACTTCCCCACTTGTCCTGCATATGTCAGACATCTTAGCCAACTGTCAGAAACCATAAACACTGTCAAGTTTTAAACacggagaagaaaagaaggagagagcagCCAGATAGACTTCAAAGTTTACCAGTCATTTGGCACCCGAAGTTTCAGATTTAGTCAAATGGCTGTCATTTGCAATAATGTAATGACACACTGATTCATATTTTTTGCTATAAAAAGTatctttttgtctctcctctctttcctcaggCCATATTTGAGCTGTCTCGTGGAGAACAGGACCTAATTGAGGACCTCCAGCTCGCACGCAAGGTTTGTACTTTTAAAATCTCTGAGGCAGAGGGAGTACATATAAAGCAAACAGATTAAATCAAAGTCTGGCAGGCTTTCCACACAGCCATGCCAGAAACTATAAAAAGACAGGAATtattcctctgtctttctcttgtaCCCCTAAAGCTATTCATAGCATTCACCCCCGCTTGGCCTGATGTTGTTATTTGACCATTTTGGCTTTGCTCCTGTACACAGGCGTACCACGACCCGATGTTGAAGCTCTCCATTATGTCTGAGGAGGAGCTCACTCACATTTTTGGCAACCTGGACGCCTACATCCCTCTGCACGAGGATCTCCTAGCGCAGCTCTCCAAAGCCACGGGGCCAGACGGAACTGTTGGCCAGATTGGACAGATAGTCGTAAACTGGGTAAGAGTCATGTCAAGTACCTCATCCTCTTCGATTCCGCCAAAACTCAGTTGAGTTTCAAATTAAAGAAGGCAGCATTGGTAAATgtgtcctctctccctccagttGCCAAGGCTAAATGCCTACAAGGACTACTGCAGCAACCAGCTGGCAGCCAAGGCTCTGCTCGACCAGAAGAAGCAGGACCGGCGGGTGCAGGACTTCCTGCAGCGCTGCCTTGAGTCCCCCTTCAGCAGGAAGCTGGACCTGTGGAGCTTCCTGGACATTCCACGCTCTCGCCTGGTCAAGTACCCACTGCTGCTCAAAGAGATACTGAAACACACTCCACTGGAGCACCCAGATGCTGCCGGCCTGGAGGAAGCAGTAAGTTGAGGATATAGATTCATTTAGTACAAGACGCAGCGTTATCTTTATCTTTTGGTTATCCTAAAACATGGCTGAAGTTAATAGATTGATTTCTTGTGCATTCAGATCACCATCATCCAGGGCGTACTGTCTGACATCAACATGAAGAAGGGAGAGTCTGAGTGCCAGTACTACATTGACAAGCTGGAGTATCTGgatgacaggcagagagacCCTCGCATCGAGCAGTGCAAGAGCCTGCTGTGTCACGGGGAGCTTCGGAACAAGAGTGGCACGGTGAGCAGaacgcaagcacacacacagacacacattttcctcTAATCAACACAATGCACTTTTGGCCGCGTCTTCACTCATCAACACAAGCCTCACATCCCATATAAGGTTATAGCTGCCTGCTTAACTGCCCCACAACCAACCTGTGATTTAACTATACAAGTATGAGCtttgataataataaacatcttcctgaaaacatttgttggCGGTTATGTAAAATGTCAGTGCTCTGGTTCTAATTTTTGctaaatgacttgtttttgtttcagaagCTGCATGTGTTCCTGTTCACCGAGCTGCTGGTCCTGACCCGCCCTGTCACTAGGAACGAGCGCCACTGTTTCCAGGTTTACCGGCAGCCAATCCCAGTGCAGGATCTCGTGCTGGAGGACCTGCAGGATGGAGACGTCAGAATGGGTGGCTCCTTCAGAGGAGCTTTCAGCAATGCAGACAAAGGTGAGGCTTTTGTTAAAGTTAAAAGTTTCAAACtgttcatgtaaaaaaacataGATCGTCTTCTGTCAAATTTATCAATTCGCTcattcaaggttttttttccctcccacagCCAAGAACATTTTCCGTGTGCGTTCCCAAGACCCGAGCCAGGCACAGTCTCACACGCTGCAGGTCAACGACGTCTTCCACAAGCAACAGTGGCTGAACTGTCTCCGCAGCGCTATTTCCGTCCACCGGCCCCTCAGCGAGCCCTCCACTCCCACCCCGCCTGGAAGCGATGCTCGCTCCAAGCGCCGCCCTTCCTCCGTGTCCGCCATCGTCCACATGGAGGAGACAGACGAGAACTGCCCGCAGCCGACCTCTCAGTCTGCACCCAGCTCGCCATGCAGCAGCACATCCCCTAGCCCCACCACAACGTCCCCTTCATCCAGCGCATCGTCGACAACGTCAATATCTTCGTCGACGTCACCCTCGCCCACGtcacacaaaaccaaaaaagacaagaagtCTCTTTATTCTTTagggaagagaaaagagactATGGTGTAAAGTGACGTGAAAGGAGAAAATGGACTCCTGGGTGGACTTTTTGtatataaatgtcaaaaaaacaacgTGGAGAAGCGTGGGActtgtatttatgtgtgtatgcgtgcgtgcGTATTATTACAACAGTGTTCTGTGTTACTGTCCTCTTCGGCAGCTATTTACCTTACCCCTCCATCCGAGTGCACCTCGCAGAGACTCAGTATTCTGGAGAGAAGTGCACGGCTTCCACCAGCTCTATAAAGGGAAGCATAATGAGAGGCAAACATACGTTTCACATGTGAATCTGTGTGTCATGACTTTTGATTTCTTGAAGATAGAGGTGGTGCATTCAATCCTGTTTACTATTAATTTGATATTTAAGCATTATTTTAGACCTTATGGGGGGCTAAtgaaagatttacatttttatattctaAAATTTATGGTAGTATTTTTTTAGGTATCATAAAGCAGCACTGTTTTAGCCTTAGGTGAAGTTATTTGAAAATTTGAGCATGTTTAGTAGGCAAGAAAGGAAGAGAATCCCCATGAATAATGAGGTGTGATACACAAAGCTACAAAAATCGCTGTAAAAGTCTGATTTTTAGATCAATCAGAAGATGCATCTTATTTTTATACATTCCTTTAAATCACAGGTGTTAAGATCAagaaacaattttattttttgcatttactGCAGTCAGAGGCATTAATTTAAATCCAGAAACAGATGAgatttcagtttctctctgttaaAAAGACATCACAATGAATTCTGGTGTTAGAAGATCATCCGATGTCAGAATCATATTAGAGAAGTGATGAggagttttgttttgaaacaaaaTTTTGAACTGAGCCATGTtggttttttaaaaagctgactTCTGAATGAAACATCACTTTTCAGTGTAGCATCTTGCATGGAGCTTTAGTTGTGGACACTGCTTACACCAGTAGAGGCAGCAGGATGTATTTATTTGTCCTGAGGGATGGGACAGTTAAACATGTAAGAGACTAGTTGATGAAAGTACGAGAATGTTGTTGAAGGCTGAAGAGAAAAGAGTTAAGATGGATAAAGAAGTTTTGGAACTGAAATGGATTGTCAATGCAAGATGATAAACTCCATGGACTTTCTGTCAAAGTGGATGTGATATCTTGCTTGTAGATGGGTGATTGATGGTAAACATCAAGTGATGGAAAACAGTATGTGGGGGAAGGGAGACAAAAAAGAAGGTTATTGTATGTGTGCACAAGGTGCTTTTGTTGTTAAGttggataaaaagaaaaaggggcaACTTGTTTGCCATGAACTATATGTTAATAAAGAACAATAAAGATCTGTGTAAGATTTGCAACTGAACTTTTGGttttatgtctttctttttcttcactccGACTAAATGCGTTAGCTCAACATTTCGGGAAATGCTGtaatttgctttcttgccaatGGACATGAGAACATTGATACCAGTCTCATGCCTTTCTTGATATATGACGGTAGATCAAGAGGCTGCTTCGCTTAGCATTAAGAACGAAGGCAAAGCAAAATGGCCTCCCTGGTACCTGCTGTCAGTTTCAAGCTAAATTAAGCTATACTTAACTATCTGGTTGCCAGTTTTTATTCTTAACTAAGCTAACTCATTGCCAGTTCTCATGCAAAACAAGCTAAGCTTCATGCAACAATGCTAAACAGCCACcagtttttctttcaaactAAGCTAGCTGGTTGCAAGTTttcatgctaaactaagctaacgGGGTGCAAGTTGTCATCTTAAACCAAGCttactggctgctggctgtagctttgTGATGAAGAAACAGATGGAAAAGTGGAATACAAAAAGTTATGTGACAAGTGTGTCTTCTTGTCTGACTCCAGCTGGAAAGCTAAAGCATGAttcccaaaatgtcacactCTTCTTTTAATAGACTTATAAATAGACACAAGAGCTTGCATGTCCTCATTGGGGTAGGCTGTAGGCCTATGACTCACATGACACCGAATAAAGGAGTACCCCAGATGAAGGCAGAAGAGGAGATACCCATTGATTTATGATCTCGCTTAACTCTTAACCAAACAGTCAGGCCCATGTAGGTGCCAAGAGAAACATTTCCAGTGTAGTATTAGCCAGGATTTGCATTTTCAAACTGCGACATCGCCGCCTGGTTCCTGTTTTAATGATCTTCTTTGTTGAAACAGACTCTTTATTGAGGGGAACTCCTCATTTTGTCAGGTCTGTGATTTCCATTTAGGGGACCTGACAAATGGTCCACAAGAGCCCCTCGAATGTTTTGATAAACATGTTGGGTTTAAAAGGGTTTAGGACCGGAACGGCTGCTCTGTTCATACTGGTGCGCAGTCGGTGATGATGCAAGGTAAGTAAAGCGTTTActcaaaggaaacaaaaaaaaagagagagcttGTTTTTTAGCCGTCACTGTGTAACATTACTCTTTGCTGGAGCAAGGCAGGCTTTCTTAACTTTAATTTTGTCTGCCTGGCAGAAGCCAGTAATGGCCTCATGTCTGCCTCTCAGAAACTGAGAGCATTCTCCAAACATTTGCTCATACTCTCCACACAGACACCCATTTACTTTAATGGAAGTTGAACCTGTACCAGCATAGAGGCCAGTGAAATGTGTGCTGTTAAGCTCCTGGGCAGCAAAGTAGCTTAGCCTGTGACTGTGAATAGCGGAGCTGAGGAAAGAAATATATCTCATATGCTGCTCTTTGTACAGAAGTCATGTTAGTGTCTGTTAATGATGCTAACATAATGATACTTTTGCtaatttaaaggataaattcacccaaaaagttGTGTAGTCTACAAACTTTTCTGGAGCACGATTCACCTTAATGGCTGACGCAGATgtagacttgttttaaaacgtggGGGggaactgaaaaaacaaaacaaaaaaaaacaaataaaatggctccatacagctcatccaaaGTAATCTACTCCTCTGAAAACCCAGAGATCCCTCAACACATGGTTGTCAAACAGGGTGCATGCTAACaattttagcttagcagctacagtgaagaccTCTGTTGCACGTCATTCCTGCTCTCTCTACCAACAGCGAGAATAAAGAAAAGGTAATTAGATTACATAAACCTGATCTTATCCATGACCCTCATCATTGTACTTACTGTTTATCTATGAATATTGTGAAAGCTGGATGGAAGATCCTCTGTTTTTAGACAGGCTCTAACAGTACAGCTACTCTCTTACAGGTTTGACTCAgagtttcatttcactgtggtTAAAGTTTAAAGACAAAGACCACTTTCGTTGAGACCACCAAAAAGCTTTAATTGTTGAATGAGTACAAACTGTGCCTCAGCGTCTTTCTGCTTAAATTAAATCtagccttttttgtttgtgtttcgtCCTCCAGTAAACAAAGtaattgtgtgtttgagtgccCGAGGCGTTGATGAGCTGATGAATGAAGCGGCTGTGGTGCGTTTTTAAATATGCCACATACCCTCTTCATTTCACCAGCTGCTGTTACATAACAAAGCGACTCTTAGGGAGATCTTGAACTTTATGTAATGAACACGTGTGGCTTTTTAAGCGGCGCCGTAACGTCCTCCTTAAGATAAAACGGCTAAATAAACCAGCTGAGAGCCggtccaaacacaaacacagcaggatgcTCTCCCCGGTGTACCAGAAACATTTCTCTCAGCGGCTCACCCGCCCTATCAAAAGAGCTTTGGGCCGAAAATTATTGACGGAAACAGACAGCTGAGCCTCCTGTCAGCAATCCATCACCGCCACATCCTTTGACACCCGTCTCCCTCCGCCAGACAACACACCCTGACAGCTACAAACTGCCTTCAGGTTCGGTATCTGAGCTGAGATTTACCACAGAAGATCAGATAAACTGGGGGAAGCAGCAACTTCCCTAACCGGTCTGACTCAGTCTTCTCGTTTCTCCTTTACCATAACTGCAATGGGGGAAGCGGGGAAGTGACAATTCATTCTGGTCATGAGGTAATGTCACACTGAGCTGCAGTAGAGGGATTCACCCCAGAGCATCCTGGGGAATAACATCTGTATCCATATGACACAAAATCAACGTCAGCATTTCCGTTCATCAACTcaacagtgtgatgtgtgtgtgactcacctAGATTGGGACCGATGTATCCTCCAGTGGCTGCAAGTTGTTGTCAGATCAAGTTTCATTCAAGGAGTTCATCATTATTCACAATTTCTGAGCATGTTATCTTGTcgtcttttcttccttttaccTTTACTAGCTCTTCAAAGCtgcactgtttattttcatctaaTGGAGCATTTAACAGCTACAAAGATGGATGTTTTCTACACACCTTTTAGCCGATGGTGGGCAATAAATACAATATTCTgtatgtttttagtttttccaaCTACGAGAGAAAATAAGTTGCTGCACTAACCCTGGCACATTTATATGAATGTTTTC from the Acanthopagrus latus isolate v.2019 chromosome 14, fAcaLat1.1, whole genome shotgun sequence genome contains:
- the net1 gene encoding neuroepithelial cell-transforming gene 1 protein isoform X2; amino-acid sequence: MGETGENQAPATTSEKPKRQPSFRNLKRKRSADEEESPLENNNRGLRRSLRRGSSFTFLTPGPQWDFSLKRKRREKDDSDAVSLCSFDFKEPSNKRVRPLGRVTSLANLISPVKNGAVRRFGQTIQASFRGDGKSPGVPQKPCSKAAAPTPPKRRNSTLWSETLDVHQKGTFSTKEIKRQEAIFELSRGEQDLIEDLQLARKAYHDPMLKLSIMSEEELTHIFGNLDAYIPLHEDLLAQLSKATGPDGTVGQIGQIVVNWLPRLNAYKDYCSNQLAAKALLDQKKQDRRVQDFLQRCLESPFSRKLDLWSFLDIPRSRLVKYPLLLKEILKHTPLEHPDAAGLEEAITIIQGVLSDINMKKGESECQYYIDKLEYLDDRQRDPRIEQCKSLLCHGELRNKSGTKLHVFLFTELLVLTRPVTRNERHCFQVYRQPIPVQDLVLEDLQDGDVRMGGSFRGAFSNADKAKNIFRVRSQDPSQAQSHTLQVNDVFHKQQWLNCLRSAISVHRPLSEPSTPTPPGSDARSKRRPSSVSAIVHMEETDENCPQPTSQSAPSSPCSSTSPSPTTTSPSSSASSTTSISSSTSPSPTSHKTKKDKKSLYSLGKRKETMV
- the net1 gene encoding neuroepithelial cell-transforming gene 1 protein isoform X1, with translation MGETGENQAPATTSEKPKRQPSFRNLKRKRSADEEESPLENNNRGLRRTLVQLHDAEAVVGNGRSLRRGSSFTFLTPGPQWDFSLKRKRREKDDSDAVSLCSFDFKEPSNKRVRPLGRVTSLANLISPVKNGAVRRFGQTIQASFRGDGKSPGVPQKPCSKAAAPTPPKRRNSTLWSETLDVHQKGTFSTKEIKRQEAIFELSRGEQDLIEDLQLARKAYHDPMLKLSIMSEEELTHIFGNLDAYIPLHEDLLAQLSKATGPDGTVGQIGQIVVNWLPRLNAYKDYCSNQLAAKALLDQKKQDRRVQDFLQRCLESPFSRKLDLWSFLDIPRSRLVKYPLLLKEILKHTPLEHPDAAGLEEAITIIQGVLSDINMKKGESECQYYIDKLEYLDDRQRDPRIEQCKSLLCHGELRNKSGTKLHVFLFTELLVLTRPVTRNERHCFQVYRQPIPVQDLVLEDLQDGDVRMGGSFRGAFSNADKAKNIFRVRSQDPSQAQSHTLQVNDVFHKQQWLNCLRSAISVHRPLSEPSTPTPPGSDARSKRRPSSVSAIVHMEETDENCPQPTSQSAPSSPCSSTSPSPTTTSPSSSASSTTSISSSTSPSPTSHKTKKDKKSLYSLGKRKETMV
- the net1 gene encoding neuroepithelial cell-transforming gene 1 protein isoform X3 translates to MMLRLWSLRRGSSFTFLTPGPQWDFSLKRKRREKDDSDAVSLCSFDFKEPSNKRVRPLGRVTSLANLISPVKNGAVRRFGQTIQASFRGDGKSPGVPQKPCSKAAAPTPPKRRNSTLWSETLDVHQKGTFSTKEIKRQEAIFELSRGEQDLIEDLQLARKAYHDPMLKLSIMSEEELTHIFGNLDAYIPLHEDLLAQLSKATGPDGTVGQIGQIVVNWLPRLNAYKDYCSNQLAAKALLDQKKQDRRVQDFLQRCLESPFSRKLDLWSFLDIPRSRLVKYPLLLKEILKHTPLEHPDAAGLEEAITIIQGVLSDINMKKGESECQYYIDKLEYLDDRQRDPRIEQCKSLLCHGELRNKSGTKLHVFLFTELLVLTRPVTRNERHCFQVYRQPIPVQDLVLEDLQDGDVRMGGSFRGAFSNADKAKNIFRVRSQDPSQAQSHTLQVNDVFHKQQWLNCLRSAISVHRPLSEPSTPTPPGSDARSKRRPSSVSAIVHMEETDENCPQPTSQSAPSSPCSSTSPSPTTTSPSSSASSTTSISSSTSPSPTSHKTKKDKKSLYSLGKRKETMV
- the net1 gene encoding neuroepithelial cell-transforming gene 1 protein isoform X4, which produces MVAYDELGSLVPIKRTLQVIDYQNQANKESEEPSNKRVRPLGRVTSLANLISPVKNGAVRRFGQTIQASFRGDGKSPGVPQKPCSKAAAPTPPKRRNSTLWSETLDVHQKGTFSTKEIKRQEAIFELSRGEQDLIEDLQLARKAYHDPMLKLSIMSEEELTHIFGNLDAYIPLHEDLLAQLSKATGPDGTVGQIGQIVVNWLPRLNAYKDYCSNQLAAKALLDQKKQDRRVQDFLQRCLESPFSRKLDLWSFLDIPRSRLVKYPLLLKEILKHTPLEHPDAAGLEEAITIIQGVLSDINMKKGESECQYYIDKLEYLDDRQRDPRIEQCKSLLCHGELRNKSGTKLHVFLFTELLVLTRPVTRNERHCFQVYRQPIPVQDLVLEDLQDGDVRMGGSFRGAFSNADKAKNIFRVRSQDPSQAQSHTLQVNDVFHKQQWLNCLRSAISVHRPLSEPSTPTPPGSDARSKRRPSSVSAIVHMEETDENCPQPTSQSAPSSPCSSTSPSPTTTSPSSSASSTTSISSSTSPSPTSHKTKKDKKSLYSLGKRKETMV